A DNA window from Gasterosteus aculeatus chromosome 16, fGasAcu3.hap1.1, whole genome shotgun sequence contains the following coding sequences:
- the dop1b gene encoding protein DOP1B has translation MDPEESELQSDYRYRSYAAVIEKALRNFESSSEWADLISSLGKLNKALQSNLRYSLLPKRLIIGKRLAQCLHPALPSGVHLKALETYEVIFKIIGTKWLAKDLFIYSSGLFPLLGHAAMAVKPMLLTLYERYYLPLQRALLPSLQAFITGLLPGLEEGLEVYDRTDALLLRLSLLVGQQVFYGALWGSMLVTPMVRLPASVFIVTHFDCKASPRQQTHMLGYDHRLVMKSVCLSLEDSNVLVQRNMLEILLYFFPIAACLDPAEASIAMSGKDMITMVSAAALTLLRRDMSLNRRLYAWLLGMDKKGGMVAPHPTLSSTTEEHASFYFSTYSRDFLVQALINILRQQDVENDPENVIGYLRPFRIIISLLDKPEIGPVVLSSVLLEVVRAFYSYCREMVGEENIASTGLSGNQLASTIKENKNAADIIKTVNMLVTSMNKEYLWEYMTRHFCTSLSDKNDPPTPPRQERNHSAPSIAEMSNLIIFLLDVLPLELHADIQSQFLPEMLGTMLGTLHSHMDFVCLEDVTQGLRACFKVLSKIQMPVAYLDVEAGAQAEDIKLQSPTEESKRSPDKEKTSEKDAVGNEVNGDHGDEQMNRDGGDEADLADGVFPALRSEDSGLGISASPSEQHISHGMRMREEENGISKEGEGVWRKGGSVDTMSQCLQDILAFITTRYLLVQVEDVGGQQERPEPDLTAASVDEKTLLPGKGGRDIKDKLSELFIPHKLKKHAKSEAQLLAALAGKKKERGHVGSLDWAAGYMPRGRAEISEACRQAFTATCHLLLECTTFPVYLSEDETLVLNADMFDLTDRHIDSLPVWLRSLMTLCCLSRDYNIQHTAVSTMLELINHSQSLALVIQDKHRRYLGSDSNPLSGRLQMVTAPPIHPALLRAIEEGTDFYQRVSQVLWNQLDTERREQHTSCVELFYRLHCLAPSASICEDIICQALLHKDKAVRLEALHRFTVLWHLTREIQTNRTTSLNHSFDRSLCVVVDSLSCTDGSISAAAQCWLVRALSLNDVIRVLEPILLLLLHPSTQRRSIQSIKQNLTAGNLKVLSNRSRSSTRASGTSADSMSTEVTTLNLMNIVDRESLWAELDSGPELAQPADTLVVSRSESEGTEEEQEEEGEEEEAESENTESADTSGAQLSTENSSSGSVPYRSIEEGGMVNGLRRAESEHTQASDSLSSEDEEDLELEALARSRLLKQEREKREAIDSLFRHVLLYPMAGGWRHLLQGLALLDSLLRSSAECPLVNALSYTSLDTSSAAHLNLVSNLLQRHQQAQDGLGFYGSPLSPSSSPSLPPSLLIELLVSLCLRFLRSHYPSYVSLGPMDLQGNREVQVKSVAVLTRIVNQLGCVARGQEGNGAGVEPIRRLLSGCKVQQYALLTLSASMYVCQRVTDKAPPKGVEVLEEQGGLSEEGLVNLGAGGGQEQYPLQMELLRLLQALIVLESHVWPGGAVSVAASSGAAGQAGEPRESPTATTPLAREWQTAVLFQQSIKAAQYVQSHPITAQGMFVSAAARALQPQYGYAMHPHWVSLLCSTLPYLGRSVGIIVAPLIGQICRNLDELVKLYEHDGGKTNQSPSCRRENIAPDYPLTLLEGLTTITHYCLLDNRKSLVACDPVDVRNARNAVIEALPHMLSSMALLWGVVMREEFQRRASETAQSSRHASTSVYFKSTKILRQRILEFLVPLTGPYGIQLMASLGAVWSSRRNKRRHKNKVLPVASESRLTIVALVKSLHTLQTETVLQLVKEVVKKPHQIKGEQKSTLVDIPMLQFSYAYVQSISAQILQENVAPLLSLLRESVQLNLAPPGHFLLLGILNDIVNRLPNLENKKDSRDLQEVTQRILEAVGGIAGSSLEQTSWLSRSLEVKVQPQVGPEADELDDAELDGDHCDPVAQASTMVSSSAPSAYSVQALVLLAEVLAPLLDMVYRSDEKEKAVPLISRLMYYVFPYLKNHSAYNMPSFEAGSQLLSSLSGYAYTKRAWRKEVFELFMDPLFFTMDVSCAPNWKSIIDHLLTHEKTMFKDLMSMQSGSLKLFTNVDQKPMLLKRQAFAMFSGELDQYHLYLPLIQERLTEALRMNPSPGVSAQMFLMFRVLLLRISSQHLTSLWPIMVTELIRMFARLEKAMLIDKDVSKLAKVVRGAQDRNGPVNFSQAELDMYLSAFKFLDTSLAFPPERMPLFQMYRWAFVPEVDVNRYSGPETTLIEGEQECTPHVVRVLERIQQRYGTLNGLSEESATEDLEFPLLPQRSLSSITQLWPFLRTLCCSFQGPPPTSNPMPPLPVADYPAARADTVLKRLEHITEEEFLDSMES, from the exons ATGGATCCCGAGGAGTCAGAACTGCAGAGTGACTATCGCTATCGCAGCTATGCGGCGGTCATTGAGAAGGCGCTGCGTAACTTTGAGTCTTCGAGTGAGTGGGCAGATCTGATCTCCTCCTTGGGAAAGCTCAACAAG GCCCTGCAGAGTAACCTTCGCTACTCCCTCCTGCCCAAGAGGCTGATCATTGGGAAGCGTCTCGCCCAGTGCCTCCACCCGGCTCTGCCCAGCGGAGTTCACCTCAAGGCTTTGGAGACCTATGAGGTCATATTTAAAATCATTGGAACAAAATGGCTGGCCAAGGACCTCTTTATTTACAG CTCTGGGTTGTTCCCACTGTTGGGTCATGCAGCCATGGCAGTGAAGCCGATGCTGCTGACTCTGTACGAGCGTTACTATCTCCCGCTGCAGAGGGCTCTGCTGCCCAGTCTTCAGGCCTTCATAACAGGACTCCTGCCAGGTCTGGAAGAGGGTTTGGAGGTTTACGACAG GACTGATGCCTTGCTGCTGAGGTTGTCGCTGCTGGTGGGTCAGCAGGTGTTCTATGGTGCGCTGTGGGGCAGCATGCTGGTTACCCCCATGGTGCGACTGCCCGCTTCCGTCTTTATAGTCACACATTTTGACTGCAAAGCTTCCCCGCGCCAGCAAACGCACATGCTGGGCTACGACCACCGACTGGtg ATGAAGTCGGTGTGTCTTTCTCTGGAAGATTCGAATGTCCTGGTGCAGAGGAACATGCTTGAAATCCTGCTCTACTTTTTCCCCATTGCTGCGTGCCTG gACCCAGCGGAGGCCAGTATTGCCATGAGTGGTAAAGACATGATAACGATGGTTTCTGCTGCCGCACTCACTCTACTTCGCAGAGACATGTCCCTCAACAGACGCCTCTACGCCTGGCTCCTAG ggATGGATAAAAAAGGAGGAATGGTGGCACCGCATCCCACCCTGTCCAGCACCACTGAGGAACATGCATCCTTTTACTTCAGCACTTACTCTAGGGATTTCCTTGTGCAG GCTCTCATTAACATCCTACGACAGCAGGATGTGGAGAACGACCCTGAGAATGTGATTGGGTACCTCAGGCCCTTTCGCATCATCATCAGCCTGCTGGATAAACCAGAGATCG GTCCAGTGGTCTTGAGCAGTGTGTTGCTGGAGGTGGTCCGGGCCTTTTACAGCTACTGTCGAGAGATGGTGGGGGAGGAAAACATCGCCAGCACAGGTCTCTCAGGCAACCAGCTAGCCAG tacaataaaagagaataaaaatgcaGCGGACATCATAAAGACGGTGAATATGCTTGTGACATCCATGAACAAAGAGTACCTGTGGGAGTACATGACCCGACACTTTTGCACTTCCCTCAG TGACAAAAATgacccaccaacaccacctcGACAGGAGCGCAATCATTCTGCTCCGTCCATCGCAGAGATGTCCAATCTCATCATTTTTCTCCTTGACGTTCTCCCTCTG GAGCTTCATGCTGACATCCAGTCCCAGTTCCTCCCGGAGATGTTAGGCACCATGCTGGGGACCCTGCATAGCCACATGGACTTTGTGTGCCTGGAAGATGTCACACAAGGTCTACGTGCATGCTTCAAGGTTCTGAGCAAGATCCAGATGCCTGTAGCTTATTTGGACGTTGAGGCAGGAGCACAGGCCGAGGACATCAAGTTACAATCCCCGACGGAGGAAAGCAAACGGAGTCCA GATAAAGAGAAGACGAGCGAGAAAGATGCCGTTGGTAATGAGGTTAACGGTGACCATGGCGATGAACAGATgaacagagatggaggagatgaagcagATCTTGCAGATGGTGTTTTTCCAGCACTCCGGTCGGAGGACAGCGGATTGGGCATCAGCGCCTCGCCTTCAGAGCAGCATATCTCACATGGGATgcggatgagggaggaggagaatggaattTCCAAAGAAGGCGAAGGAGTGTGGAGGAAGGGAGGCAGTGTAGACACCATGAGCCAGTGTCTGCAGGACATCCTGGCTTTTATAACCACGAG ATACttgctggtgcaggtggaggatGTCGGGGGACAGCAGGAAAGGCCCGAGCCCGACCTGACTGCGGCTTCTGTGGATGAGAAGACATTGTTGCCGGGAAAAGGGGGACGTGACATCAAAGACAAGCTTAGCGAACTGTTCATTCCACACAAGCTTAAAAAACACGCTAAATCCGAAGCCCAGCTCTTAGCAGCCCTCGCGGGGAAGAAAAAGGAGCGTGGGCATGTAGGGAGTCTGGACTGGGCGGCTGGCTACATGCCCCGCGGCCGGGCAGAGATCTCTGAGGCCTGCCGCCAGGCGTTCACCGCCACCTGCCACCTGCTGCTGGAGTGTACCACCTTCCCAGTCTACCTAAGCGAAGACGAAACTCTGGTCCTCAATGCTGACATGTTTGACCTCACAG ATCGTCATATCGACAGCTTGCCGGTGTGGTTGAGGTCCTTGATGACGCTGTGCTGCCTGTCCAGGGACTACAACATCCAGCACACTGCAGTGTCCACCATGTTGGAACTCATCAACCACTCTCAGTCCCTGGCACTGGTCATCCAGGACAAGCACAGGCGCTACCTGGGATCTGACTCTAACCCTCTGAGTGGGCGGCTGCAGATGGTCACCGCGCCACCCATCCACCCTGCGCTGCTTCGCGCCATAGAGGAAGGCACAGATTTCTATCAG AGGGTGTCCCAGGTATTGTGGAACCAGCTGGACACAGAGCGTAGAGAGCAGCACACCTCCTGTGTGGAACTCTTTTACAGGCTTCATTGTTTGGCTCCATCCGCATCCATCTGTGAAGACATCATCTGCCAGGCGCTGTTGCACAAAGACAAG GCTGTTAGGCTGGAAGCACTGCACCGCTTCACAGTTCTATGGCACCTGACCCGGGAGATCCAGACCAACAGGACCACGTCTCTCAATCACTCCTTTGATCG gtctctgtgtgtggtggtggaCAGTCTGAGCTGTACAGACGGCTCAATAAGTGCAGCAGCTCAGTGCTGGCTGGTCAGAGCTCTTTCGCTCAATGACGTGATTCGGGTCCTGGAGCCAATTCTGTTGTTGCTTCTTCACCCGTCCACTCAGCGCCGCTCTATTCAGAGCATCAAACAAAACCTCACTGCTG GTAACCTGAAGGTTCTAAGCAACAGAAGCCGTAGCTCCACCAGAGCCTCGGGAACATCTGCAGACTCCATGTCAACAGAGGTCACCACCTTAAATCTCATGAACATTGTGGACCGGGAATCCCTGTGGGCAGAGTTGGACAGCGGCCCGGAGTTGGCCCAACCGGCGGACACCTTAGTGGTGTCTCGGAGCGAGAGTGAAGGGactgaggaagagcaggaggaagagggggaagaggaggaggcggagagtgAAAACACTGAGTCAGCTGACACAAGCGGTGCTCAGCTATCCACTGAGAACTCCAGCTCGGGCTCCGTTCCCTACCGCAGCATCGAGGAAGGAGGCATGGTCAACGGCCTGCGGAGGGCGGAGTCCGAGCACACGCAGGCGTCTGATTCGCTGTCGAGCGAAGACGAGGAGGATCTAGAGCTGGAGGCCCTGGCCAGGTCCCGCCTCTTAAAACAGGAGCGCGAGAAGAGAGAGGCCATCGACTCTCTGTTCCGCCATGTGCTTCTTTATCCCATGGCGGGCGGCTGGCGCCATCTGCTCCAGGGCCTGGCACTGCTCGACAGCCTGCTGCGGAGCAGTGCAGAATGCCCTCTGGTGAATGCCCTCTCCTACACGTCTCTGGACACCAGCTCTGCTGCACATTTAAACCTGGTCTCGAACCTCCTGCAGCGCCACCAGCAGGCTCAGGACGGCCTGGGCTTCTATGGCAGCCCGctctccccttcttcctccccctcattGCCGCCATCCTTGCTCATTGAACTGTTGGTGTCCCTGTGCCTGCGATTCCTGCGCTCCCACTACCCTTCCTATGTGAGCCTGGGTCCCATGGACCTGCAGGGGAACAGGGAGGTCCAGGTGAAGAGTGTGGCGGTGCTCACCCGGATTGTCAACCAGCTGGGCTGCGTGGCACGCGGACAAGAGGGCAATGGGGCCGGTGTGGAGCCCATCCGCAGACTCCTCTCGGGATGTAAAGTGCAGCAATACGCTCTGCTGACACTTTCTGCCTCGATGTATGTCTGCCAGAGGGTGACGGACAAGGCGCCGCCCAAGGGAgtggaggtgctggaggagcagggaggCCTGTCGGAGGAGGGCCTGGTGAATCTTGGAGCAGGAGGCGGACAGGAGCAGTACCCCTTACAAATGGAGCTATTGAGACTCCTCCAGGCTCTCATAGTCCTGGAGTCCCACGTGTGGCCCGGGGGTGCTGTCTCCGTAGCTGCGTCAAGCGGGGCGGCCGGCCAAGCCGGGGAGCCTCGCGAATCCCCAACTGCCACAACGCCGCTCGCACGTGAATGGCAGACTGCGGTCCTCTTTCAGCAATCCATCAAGGCAGCCCAGTATGTCCAAAGCCACCCAATCACGGCCCAAGGAATGTTTGTTTCTGCCGCAGCCAGGGCTCTGCAGCCCCAGTACGGCTACGCTATGCACCCCCACTGGGTGTCACTGCTGTGCTCCACTTTGCCGTACTTGGGTCGCTCGGTAGGCATCATCGTGGCTCCACTCATCGGTCAGATCTGCAGGAACTTGGACGAGTTGGTCAAGCTCTACGAGCATGATGGAGGGAAGACCAATCAGAG CCCGAGTTGTAGGAGGGAAAACATTGCTCCTGACTACCCTCTGACTCTGCTAGAAGGCCTGACCACCATTACACACTATTGTCTACTGGACAACAGGAAG TCCCTGGTGGCCTGTGATCCTGTGGATGTCCGTAATGCACGCAACGCTGTGATTGAGGCGCTGCCGCACATGCTCAGTAGCATGGCTTTGCTCTGGGGCGTGGTCATGAGGGAGGAGTTTCAGAGGCGCGCCTCAGAAACTGCCCAGAGCAGCAGACACGCTTCTACCTCTGTCTACTTTAAAAGCACCAAG ATCTTACGACAGCGGATACTGGAGTTCCTTGTCCCTCTAACTGGGCCATATGGGATTCAGCTCATGGCTTCACTGGGAGCAGtgtggagcagcagaaggaataAAAGGAgacataaaaataaa GTCTTACCAGTGGCCAGTGAGTCTCGTCTAACCATTGTGGCTCTGGTGAAATCGTTGCACACCTTGCAAACGGAGACAGTCCTACAGTTGGTCAAGGAGGTGGTGAAAAAACCACATCAGATCAAAGGAGAGCAG AAGTCAACCCTAGTAGATATCCCCATGTTACAGTTCAGCTACGCCTACGTCCAAAG CATTTCAGCTCAGATTCTGCAGGAAAATGTAGCTCCTCTCCTCAGTTTGTTACGGGAGTCTGTTCAGCTCAACCTGGCCCCGCCTGGACACTTCTTGCTGCTGGG AATACTCAACGACATTGTCAATAGGCTCCCTaacctggaaaacaaaaaggacagtAGAGATCTCCAG GAGGTGACTCAGCGGATCCTCGAGGCAGTGGGCGGGATTGCAGGCTCATCTCTGGAGCAAACCAGCTGGCTCAGTCGCAGCCTTGAGGTCAAAGTTCAGCCGCAGGTGGGCCCCGAAGCAGACGAACTTGATGACGCCGAGCTGGATGGTGATCATTGCG ACCCAGTTGCTCAAGCCAGCACCATGGTTTCCTCTTCGGCTCCCTCCGCTTACAGCGTCCAAGCGCTTGTGCTTCTGGCTGAG GTCCTGGCGCCCCTTCTGGACATGGTGTACCGCAGCGACGAGAAGGAGAAAGCGGTTCCTCTCATCTCTCGGCTCATGTACTATGTCTTTCCTTACCTGAAGAACCACAG TGCCTACAACATGCCCAGCTTTGAAGCGGGATCTCAGCTGCTCAGTAGCCTGAGTGGGTATGCCTACACCAAAAGGGCCTGGAGGAAAGAGGTCTTTGAGCTCTTCATGGACCCCCTTTTCTTCACGATGGATGTCTCCTGTGCTCCCaa TTGGAAATCCATTATTGACCACCTGCTGACTCATGAGAAGACCATGTTCAAAGACCTCATGA GCATGCAGAGTGGCTCCCTGAAACTATTTACTAATGTGGACCAGAAACCAATGCTGCTGAAGCGCCAGGCGTTCGCCATGTTCAGTGGAGAACTCGACCAGTATCATCTCTATCTGCCCCTCATTCAAG AGCGTCTCACTGAGGCTTTGCGTATGAACCCCAGTCCTGGTGTTTCAGCCCAGATGTTCCTGATGTTTCGTGTTCTCCTGTTGCGGATTTCCTCCCAACACCTCACATCTCTCTGGCCAATCATGGTCACAGAACTG ATTCGCATGTTTGCTCGTTTAGAGAAGGCAATGCTGATAGATAAAGACGTGTCAAA GCTGGCCAAAGTGGTGCGGGGAGCCCAGGACAGGAATGGACCAGTGAATTTCTCTCAGGCTGAGTTGGACATGTACTTGTCAGCCTTCAAGTTTCTGGACACCTCCCTGGCTTTTCCTCCAGAGAGGATGCCACTCTTCCAGAT GTATCGTTGGGCATTTGTCCCCGAGGTGGATGTGAACCGCTACTCTGGCCCAGAGACTACGCTGATAGAAGGCGAACAGGAATGCACACCCCATGTTGTGAGAGTACTGGAAAGGATCCAGCAGCGATATGGG ACACTGAATGGGCTGAGTGAGGAATCTGCCACAGAGGATTTGGagttccctctcctcccccaacgTTCACTGTCCTCCATCACCCAGCTGTGGCCTTTCCTTCGCACCCTTTGCTGTTCCTTCCAGGGCCCTCCCCCCACCAGCAAccccatgccccccctcccagtAGCAGACTACCCAGCAGCCCGCGCAGACACAGTCCTGAAGAGGCTGGAGCACATCACCGAAGAAGAGTTCCTGGACTCCATGGAGAGTTAG
- the slc5a3b gene encoding sodium/myo-inositol cotransporter, with product MGSGMETVDVVVVALYFVLVLAIGFFAMWKSNRSTVSGYFLAGRSMTWIVVGASLFVSNIGSEHFIGLAGSGAASGYAVGAWEFNALLLLQLLGWVFVPVYIHSGVYTMPEYLSKRFGGNRLKVYFAFLSLLLYIFTKLSVDLFAGALFIQESLGWNLYVSIFLLISMTALLTVTGGLVAVLYTDSLQAVLMICGALTLSILSLLKVGGLEGVRTKYMQAVPNVTAIMATGNFTYSPSCRIDPKPNALRLLRGPLDEDIPWPGFLLGQTPASIWYWCADQVIVQRVLAAKNLAHAKGSTLMAGLLKILPMFLIVIPGMISRIMFVDELACIGPEHCVSVCGSQAGCSNLAYPRLVMAVMPVGLRGLMMAVMIAALMSDLDSIFNSASTIFTLDIYKTARGEASQRELLIMGRLFVVLMVAISIAWVPVIIDMQGGQTYLYIQEVAGYLTPPIAALFLLGVFWKRCNEKGAFCGAMTGFALGVTRLMLAFAYRQPRCDQPDDRPAFIVKIHYMYVATGLFWITGLVVVVVSLCTPPPDEEQVRTTTFWGVRNMKTLPVDEKKSHCGADGSLEEEMPLNVREDKCSDGASVVPLIPSTDPETPSTETSPVTTPPERFDSAKMEMIRKESCHDTGETSRFVRLLECFCGCKEEAQSPKRNVLQEDARVIAERLYEPPQIKALLNVGLLINCCLAISMYVYFSL from the coding sequence ATGGGTTCTGGAATGGAAACAGTGGACGTAGTTGTGGTAGCCCTGTATTTTGTCCTGGTGCTAGCCATAGGTTTTTTTGCCATGTGGAAATCCAATCGCAGCACCGTGAGTGGCTACTTCCTGGCTGGACGCTCCATGACGTGGATCGTGGTCGGTGCGTCACTCTTCGTCAGCAACATAGGCAGTGAACACTTCATAGGCCTGGCTGGCTCCGGCGCAGCAAGTGGCTACGCTGTTGGAGCATGGGAATTTAATGCACTTCTACTTCTGCAGCTCCTTGGTTGGGTGTTTGTCCCTGTGTACATACATTCAGGAGTCTACACCATGCCTGAGTACCTGTCAAAGCGCTTTGGGGGCAACAGGCTAAAGGTTTACTTTGCTTTCTTGTCTCTACTACTATATATTTTCACTAAGCTATCTGTGGACTTATTTGCTGGAGCTCTCTTCATTCAAGAGTCCCTGGGTTGGAACCTTTATGTGTCTATCTTCCTGCTGATTAGTATGACGGCTCTGCTCACCGTCACCGGCGGATTGGTGGCTGTGCTCTACACGGATTCACTTCAGGCAGTGTTGATGATTTGTGGAGCGCTGACCTTAAGCATCCTTAGCCTACTCAAAGTCGGTGGGCTAGAAGGTGTCAGAACCAAGTACATGCAGGCGGTTCCCAATGTTACTGCCATaatggccaccggaaacttcacCTATTCTCCTTCCTGCAGAATTGATCCTAAACCGAACGCGCTACGTCTCCTTCGGGGTCCTCTGGACGAAGACATCCCATGGCCAGGCTTCCTTCTGGGCCAGACCCCTGCATCTATTTGGTACTGGTGCGCTGACCAGGTCATTGTTCAGAGAGTACTTGCAGCAAAGAACCTTGCTCACGCTAAGGGCTCTACGCTCATGGCTGGATTGCTCAAGATCCTTCCCATGTTCCTAATAGTTATTCCGGGAATGATCTCCCGCATCATGTTTGTGGACGAGCTCGCCTGCATTGGGCCGGAGCACTGCGTATCTGTGTGTGGCTCTCAGGCCGGCTGCTCAAACCTCGCCTACCCACGCCTGGTCATGGCGGTGATGCCCGTGGGGCTCCGCGGTCTGATGATGGCGGTCATGATCGCTGCCTTGATGAGTGACCTAGACTCGATCTTCAACAGCGCGAGCACCATCTTCACCCTGGACATATACAAAACAGCTCGCGGTGAGGCTTCTCAGCGCGAGCTGCTGATCATGGGCCGCTTGTTCGTGGTGCTCATGGTGGCGATTAGCATTGCCTGGGTACCTGTTATCATCGACATGCAAGGCGGACAGACCTACCTCTACATCCAGGAGGTCGCTGGCTACCTCACTCCACCGATTGCAGCCCTGTTCCTGTTGGGCGTGTTCTGGAAACGGTGCAACGAGAAAGGAGCCTTTTGCGGAGCGATGACGGGCTTCGCGCTCGGTGTCACGCGGCTGATGCTGGCTTTTGCCTACCGCCAGCCTCGCTGCGACCAGCCGGACGATAGGCCCGCTTTCATCGTTAAAATTCACTACATGTACGTGGCTACCGGGCTTTTCTGGATTACGggtttggtggtggtggtggtcagcCTCTGCACCCCTCCGCCAGATGAGGAGCAGGTTCGCACCACCACGTTCTGGGGCGTCCGCAACATGAAAACGCTTCCCGTAGATGAGAAAAAGAGCCATTGCGGTGCGGACGGAAGCCTGGAAGAAGAAATGCCCCTAAACGTCAGAGAGGATAAGTGTTCGGATGGGGCTTCTGTCGTGCCTTTGATCCCATCCACTGACCCAGAGACACCAAGCACAGAAACATCCCCCGTCACCACCCCTCCAGAAAGGTTTGACAGTGCAAAGATGGAGATGATCAGAAAGGAAAGTTGCCATGATACTGGGGAGACCAGCAGGTTTGTGCGTTTACTGGAATGTTTTTGCGGATGTAAGGAGGAAGCACAGAGCCCAAAGCGAAACGTCCTGCAGGAGGACGCCAGAGTCATTGCAGAGAGGCTGTACGAGCCGCCTCAAATCAAAGCTCTCCTCAACGTGGGTCTGCTCATCAACTGCTGTCTGGCCATCTCAATGTATGTTTATTTCTCACTGTAG